One candidate division WOR-3 bacterium genomic window, GTATCGTTATAGAACCATACCTCCCCGATTCAGCAAAAAGGATTAGAAAAATGCTTGGCATCTCAGACATTACCGTAAGTTGGGATGATGCGGGAAATTGGAGGTTTCCGAAAGATATTGAGCCACAGGATGTAGAAATTCTTTACAAGAAGGTTGAGAACAAGCCTTTAGAGATAGGGATTAAAACAGATGCAAAGAAAGAAAAAGAAGAGGAAAAGCCTATGGAATACATAAAATTTGAGGAATTTAAAAAACTGGAGCTAAAAATTGGGGAAATCGTTTCCGTGGAAGACATTCCTGGAGCAGATAAGTTGTACAAACTACAAGTAAATCTTGGAGATAAAGTGGTAGAACTGGTAGCTGGCTTAAAGACATCCTACACAAAGGAAGAACTTTTGCACAAAAAGGTTCCCGTTTTAGTAAATTTAGAACCCAAAACGGTGAGAGGCGTCACTTCCAATGGCATGATACTCGCTTGTGATCTCGATGGAAAACCGGTACTACTTACACCCGATAAAGACGTTCCGCCCGGCTCCATAATAAAATGACGAAAAGTTTTAAAATCCCTCTTGTGTTTCTCCTTTTTAACTCTCTTCTTTTGGCAAAGGATATTTCCGGAAAACTTGAAGAATTAATATCAAAGGGTAAACTTGATCAAGCAGAAAACCTCATCTACCAAGCCCAGGCAGAAGGCGAATTTTCTCCATCAATTCAAATTTACCTCGCAAAGATCTACTTTCTAAGAAAAAATATGAAATCGGCCTATGAAACTTTGATGGGCATTGAACCTCCGGAGGATAGTAAAACCAGGTCAAAACTCGTTCAGCTTCTTTTGGAGTTTGGTGATAGTGCCCTCAATCTGAAATATAAAGATATGGCTATAGACGTCTATTACAAGGCTTACAAAATATCCCCAGATATTCCTTTAGGTCGCAGGTCAAAGCTAATTGCCCAGAAGCTAATGGATGATGACAACTACATTGAGGCTAAAAAATTTTTCGAAAAATATGTTTCGGAAGGCGGAAATTTTGACGAAATCGCCCAGTACTATATTAAGTGTCTCTACCTGCTTGGCCAATGGGAGGAAATTGTTAAGAACTCTGACAAAATAGTAAAATTCAGAGAAGACGCAGAGTTACAATTTATACTTGGGGAAGCTTACTTCAATTTAGCAAAAGACTACATGGAAAAGGAAATGTATGAGAATGCCCTTGAAATGCTCGATAAGTTCATACAGTGGGGCATACCAAAGATATACCTTGACGACGCTTATTATATCAAAGGGCAAATTCTTGAAGATATTGGAAATAAAAAGGAAGCCCTCGAGTGTTATTACAAAGTACTAACATTAGCTCCACCACGATCTATTTACGCAAGAAAAGCAAAGGAAAGGATAAGTGAGTTGGAGAAGAAATAATTTAATAAAAATCCTGCTTTCGATTTTAGTAATTTTCTCAACTTGTGCGAAAAGAAAAGCGGTTAGAGAAAAACCGGAGGAATTGGAAAAATTCGAACTTCCCCAAATTCCTTTTACTTGGCCCACTAAGGAACTTACCATAAGAGTGGGACTTGGAGAATACAATGAAGTCTATTTAATGCTGGAAGATTCCTTTTATGTCTATGAGGGAAATATCCTCAAATACAAAGGCACCAAGTCCCCCTTACAAGTCACTATTACAAAGTCAAAGCCTGCAAGTTTTTATTACTATGTAAGCTATGGCGATTATGAAACTTTAAGCGAAGCTCTCGAAAAAGGAAGGGAAATTGCTGGAAATGGTATAAAAGTAAATGTAAAAGAAATCGGGATGACCTTCAAAACAAAGAAGGGGACCTATTCAACCATCTCCTACCTCGTCTATCAGGGCCCTTTTGATAGCCAGGATGAAGCTCTAAGAAAATCTTCTCCATTGAGAAAAACTATCTTCAAAGAGTTAAAAACCCCACCATCAGGAACGTTAATACTGCGTTTTGGAGACAAATCTTATGAGGCACATGATATAATTAAGATCGTCTCAAAAGCCCCGATGAAAATAATGAACTTTCAGAGGAAAAACCTGTATTACGGCGGATCTGATCGAAAGCCTTTCCTTGCTGGAGGAATCTTAGAAGTACGACCATCAAATTCAGGCAAGATATACGTTATTAACGAACTACCCGTTGAAGATTACGTTGAAGGTGTTTTAAAGGGAGAAGTACCTTTATCTTTCCCTAAGGAAGCCCTGAAAGCTCAAGCAGTGGCCGCAAGAACCAACGCCATTTCTACAATGAAAAAGAAACTCACCCTATTTTCGGAACCTTTTGACGCTACGGCGGACATATTCACCCAAAATTATGAAGGATTCAACAACAATCCATATTTGAAAAGCATAGTATATGAAACACGAGGAGAAGTCATCACATGCGAAAACAAATTAATTTCGGTTTTCTACCACTCAAGTTGCGGTGGGGCATTAGCTTCATCCGAAGAAATTTTTGGTAAAAAACTTCCATACTATAAGGCAAGACGCGATATTTATAACAAGGACAATCCACTTTATCTTTATTCTGATGCCGACGTTAGAAATTTCATAGACTATCCGACTTCTGCCAATTGTAATGAGGGAAACCGATATTTCAGGTGGGAAAGGACAATAAGTTCAACAGAGCTTTCTCTCAACATCAGGAACAAATTTGGAAAATCCTTAGGGAGAATCTTAGATGTAAAAGTCACAAAGAGAGGACCCTCAGGAAGAGCTCAAGTTGTATTTATTGAAGGAGAAAACGGATCAACCTTTATTGAAGGAGACTTTGACATTCGAAGGGCATTAGACACAAATATGTTACCTTCTTCCCTTTTTTATGTTGACAAGGTTGGAGATATCTTCGTTATAAGAGGAGCCGGTTTTGGTCATGGAGTCGGGATGTGTCAGTATGGGGCCGCCGGGCTTGCCTCAAGTGGAAAAAGTTATAAGGAAATTCTAACATTTTATTTTTCTGGTGCACAGGTTGAGAAAATTTATTGAGTATATAAAATCCTCCTGTATAAATGGAGGTTTTTTGGCATCTCCCACCTACAAACCTTACCAAAAAGTATGGCTAAGGGACCACTCTTTCATAACCCTTGCACTGATGGAGTTTGATGTAGATCTCACTAAAGAAGTTAAATGGCTTAAAACTATCCTGGAATTGGAACAAAATAAAATCCGAGTTATCTTAGAAAAAAACAAAAACGATCCCGACTTTCTTGATCAAGAACTCCACCCACGGGCTCGATATTCACCAAACTTTAAAAAATACAACGACCCCTGGTCTGAAAGGCAATATGATGGCATCGCCCTCGCATACGCAACAGTGTTGAAATATGAAGTGTTAAAAAATGAGCAGGTTCTTAAGGAAGAATTAAAATCACTTTACGATGAGTACTTTTTCAAAGTATATGATACGCCATGTGCAGATGCTTGGGAAATGCATGATGAGTACCTTCATGCCTATACCCTGGGTGCCATCTACTACAGCCTCAATGTTAGAAAGGATCAACTAAGAAGATTGCCCGCTAAACACGTTGAATACTCAAATTTTCTGGAACATCTTCATGATGAAATTCTGAAATTCGAGAAAAATGGAGTTATCTTAAAAATGAAAAGAAGTTTTAGAGATGAACCTGCAGGTATTGATGCATCCAACCTTTTGCTATTCACGTTCTTCGACGTAATTAAAGATTTAGACCTTTTAGAAACTTCGTTAAGGGGGATTTACAACGAACTTTCACCGGATGGATTAGGTCTCAGAAGATTTGTTATAAACACCGAAAAAGATGTTTATTTTGGAGGTGGAGTGTGGTTTATACTGAACTACTGGGCTGCAGAGGCCTTTTTGAAGCTGAAAAATAAAAGAATGGCTGTAGAATTAGTGAAATACCGCTATAGATTCCCATTGCCCGAACAAATTATTGACGATAATCTGATTTTTTCGAAAGAAGGGAAAAAATTCTGGATCGAGAAAAGTAAATTAGAAAATGACGGTATACCCGGGCCTGCGGATCCACTAACCTGGAGTAATTCCGAATTCCTCAGGGTGGTTTCTAATGTAATTTTCTAAGTTTTCATTCACCTTCTTGCTAATGGCGAGAGCTACCTTAAGGGCTCTTAACCCATCCTCACCAGTAACAGGAGGCTGCTTGAGCTCACGCAATGAATCGATAAAAGCCCTTAATTCAAGATTAATTGGTTCTACAGTGGTGTCAATCTCAGGAAAATAAGGTAGAATTTCATCGTTATGCCTGCGAAACATTTCAACGGTTTTTTGAAGATAATCGATAGCAATGTAAGAGTTAATCTGGAAAAACCGCGCCTTTCTAATCTTCTTGAAAGAGACCCTGGATGCTGTAAGCGTTGCCATAGCTCCTGACGAAAAAACTAAGCGAGAATTGGCAATATCGATTTTTTCTGTAATAATTGGAGCTCCAACTGCGTCAATGGAGACTGGTTCTTCCTTAAAGAAAAGCAGAACGATATCAATATCATGAATCATTAAATCCAATATTACATCCACATCAACACCCCTCGGATTGAAAATTGAAAGGCGGTGGATTTCAGCAAATAGAGGCCGCTCAATGTATTTCGCAACGGCCGTAAAAGCAGGATTAAACCTTTCTACATGCCCTATTTGTAGGATAAGCCCTTTCTTCTTAGATAGGTCTAAAATTTCTTCGGCCTCCTCATAAGTTTTGGCCATCGGTTTCTCAAGGAAGAGGTGTTTACCCCTTTCAAGGGCCTCTTTCCCCACCTGGTAATGAAATTGAGTTGGAACTACACACACCACTGCGTCAACATTCTGGAGCAAATCATGATATGTAGGAAAAACTTTTACCTTATACCTTTCTCCAATCTCATTGGCTCTCGCGAGATTTACATCAAAAATGCCAGAAAATTCTACGAAAGGTGTATCGAGGGTTATATTTTTCAAATTTCTCACATGAATTTCGCCAAGGTGCCCAACGCCAACAACGCCGATCCTAATCTTCTTCTCGCTCATTCGCTGGTCTCCTCAACACGCCTCTCTTTGAACTGGATATAAAATCGAGAAGATACTTGATATCGTCATTCAATGGCAATTCGCTCTTTATTGTATCAATTGCCGAAGGCAAGGAAAGGCCCTTTCTGCAAAGTATATCAAAGGCCTTCTTTAAAACCGCTATCCTTTCCTTAGAGAAGCCCTTCCGCCTTAGTCCGACAATATTAAGGCCGTAGACCTTTGGTGGGTCCCCCGCTACCATCATAAAGGGAAGAACATCTTGAGAAACCCTTACCCCGCCTCCAACAATTGAGTAACCGCCTATTCTTGCGAATTGATGCACTCCAACAAGTCCCGATACAAAGGCATGGTCATCCACTTTTACATAACCTGCCAGCTGCGCAGCGTTCACGATAATACAATGGTTTCCCACTTCTACATTATGGGCAAGATGGGCATATGCCATAATATAATTAGAATCACCCACCTTAGTAAAGTTACCCTCTCCAGACGCAGTATGAATGGTCACAAACTCTCTAATGGTGTTGTTATTACCTATCTTGATAAAACTCTTCTCCCCTCTGTACGAAAGGTCCTGAGGATGTCCACCGATATACGCATGAGGATAGATCAAATTCTTCTCACCTATCTCCACATTTCCTTCGATAACCACGTGAGAACCAATTTTAGTATCTTTTCCAATACTAACATTACCTCTAATCACGGTATAGGGTCCAATTTCAACGCCTTCACCTATGACTACATCTCCCTCAATTATGCAAGTTGGGTGAATTTTCACCTTTCAACCTCCGTAATCTGAGCCATAAGCTCTGCCTCAGCAACTACTTCACCTTGACACTTCGCAACAGCCCTTACCTTCGCCATCTTCCCACCAAACCTTAACAACTCGGCCTCTATTATCAAAGTATCACCGGGCTTGACGGGCTTGCGAAACCTTGCATTGTCAATACCTGCAAATAAAACAAGAACGTTGTTAACGTCTTTAACACGTTTTAAAATCAGAAAACCTCCTACCTGAGCCATCGCCTCTATGATCAAAACGCCCGGCATTACAGGGAATTCTGGGAAATGCCCCTGGAAGAAGGGCTCATTTATGGTCACATTCTTAATACCAACAACCTTTTTTTCCGTTAGTGATTCAATCTTATCTACAAGGAGGAATGGATACCTGTGGGGCATGACTTTAAGAATATCGTAGACGGAAAAATTGGCCCCACCAAAAAGTTTATCAAGTTCCTTGACGAGTTCCAGATGGGCCCTATGCCCTGCCCTCTCCAGCACAAGCTTGCCACGAACCCTCTTCCCAAGAAGAGCAATGTCACCAATTAGGTCAAGAATCTTATGCCTCACAGGCTCATCGGGGTAATAAAGTCCGCCCTTAGCCTTAAATTCATTACTACCTACGACAACCACATTGTCGAGGCTTCCACCTCTCCCCAGCCCTGAGCTTAAAATAGTATTCACTTCCTCCTCTAACAAAAAGGTCCTTGCCTTGCTAATCTCGCTAAAGTAAGTCTCAGGGGTAATTCTAAAATATGCATACTGGTAAGAGAGTAATGGATGGCCTGAGTATTGTATGCCGTAACTCACTTCGAAGTCCCTTGAAGGAAAGGCAGAGATGGTAAAATCCGTTGAGGCAATATTAATTGGCTTTCTTATTTCAAGGTATTTTCTATCCTTAGCTTGCTCAATTATTCCAACATCCATAATCGCCTTTGAAAATTCATAAGCAGAACCATCCAATCCAGGAATCTCAGGACCATCCACAACTATATAGGCGTTATCAACTCCACACCCCCACAGAGCAGAAAGGAGATGCTCAACGGTCATAACCACTGCATTCCCTTTACCCAGGTTCACTCCTCGGTTTATACTGTGGAGATTCTCATAATGAGCAGGAATCTGAACATCTTCAGGATACTTATGGAAAATTATTCCTGTGCCTTCCTCTGCCGGCTCAACAACTACAGTGCTTTCCTGTCCTGAATGTAATCCAATTCCTTTAAAATCAATCCTTTTCCTTATTGTCCTTTCCTTCAACTTTTTCCTCCAGCCTCTTTAACCTTTCATAGATCTCAGGTAACTTTTCCTCAAGGGCCCTTATTTTCAAAAATTTAGATCTTTCCCGAGCAAAGTATCCTCCGTAGATACCAGGCCCTTCAAGGCTCTTTGCAACCCCTGCCTTTGCCAGTATGATAATGTTATCTCCTATTTCAAGATGATCGGCAATACCTACTTGGCCACCCATCATTACCCAGTTACCAACCTTAGTACTTCCAGCAATTCCCGTTTGTCCAGCAATAACCGTATGCTCGCCAATTTCAACATTGTGGCCAACGTGAACCTGATCATCAAGCTTGGTCCCTTTCTTAATAATAGTATATCCAATTGTCGCTCTGTCAATAGTTGCATTGGCCCCTATCTCACAATCTTCTTCAATAATCACTCCTCCAACCTGAGGAATCTTAATGTAGCCACTTTGCGTTCGATAAAAACCAAATCCATCTGCGCCAATCACAGCCCCAGAAAAAATAGTAGTATTGTTGCCAATTTTAACGTCATGACCTATATAAACAAAAGGATAGATTGTCACATTATCCCTTATTTCCGAATCACTTCCTATGAATACAAAGGGATGGATTCTCGTGCCCTTTCCAATCTTCACCCTTTTCCCGATGAAACAAAAAGGAGGTATTTTAACATCTTCTGAAATCTCAGCCTCAGGTGAAACAGGATTCGCGATGTCAAACTCATCCTTCTTTTCGAAATGCCTTAAAACCTTTATCATCGCTTCATCTTTATTTTTTACTAAGATCAACGCAGAATATTTAGATTTCCGGGGTCTAAAGGTAGCAATTAATAACCCAAATTCCTTTTCTTCATCGAATTTTTCATCAAACAAAAAAGTAACATCCTCAGGACCAGCAACCTTAATGGGCGCTGGCTTCTTCACTGGAAAATCGGGGTTACCTTCTAATATTCCATCCAGTTCAAGGGCAAGGTCACTTGCCTTCACTTTTATCTAACTCCTCAATTACTTTTAGGATTTCACTGACCGAATTTACTTCGTAATCAGCCCCAGAGACTACAGTGCCAAAAGTGTTCCCGTACCTCGCAAAAACCGTTATCATGCCAAGGGTTTTGGCTCCGACAATATCCCTTTCAGCCCAATCGCCAACCATGAGGGTTTCCTGTGGTTTGACCCCCAACTTGTTTAGTGCAAACAAAAAAGGTTCGGGGTCAGGTTTTCTCTTATTGGTATCTTCAAAGGCCACAACAACTTCAAAGAAATGGTGCAGACCTGTCTGAACTAACCTTGTCCATGCCTGAAGCCTTGGAGCATCGGAAACTACCGCTAACCTCTTGCCCCGTTTGAGAAGCTCCATCAATGTATAGTACACCTTTGGGTATAGTACTAAAGCCCCTTCCTTAGCCCTACGGTAGCCAACAATTCCCGCTGCAAGAATTTTATAGTTTATCTCTCCATAAACTTCCATCAAAAATTTATCAAAAACCTTTTGATCCTCGATGCCTTCTCTATCATAAATTTCATAAATCTTTTTAATCGCCTCTTCCTTTGACATACTTAGTCCTGCGTCAATCATCGCATCCACCGCACCCTCAACGGCCATCTCCTTCATCTTCATAAAATCAACAAGGGTATTATCGAGGTCAAAGAGAACAGCCTTTATCATAGTGAATTAATTATAACTCCTGAAATAGGCTTCTTCAAGAAAAAAATTAAAGTAAAGCGAAAATTTAATAAAAACCAATCGGATAAAGTGCGTCAATTTCCAGCGTATCCCAATGCATTAATTTCTAACCCTCAACTAAGTTTGATTTTTACAACCCCCTTATTATAATTTGAAATATGAAAGGTGGACATACTGAACAGAGGAGAATTTTAGTCTTATTAGTGGGGATATTTTTGATTATTTCCCTTGGAACACTGGGCTACATCAAAATCGAAAATATGTCTCCCCTCGATGCACTATACATGGCAATCATAACAATTTCCACCGTTGGCTTCAAAGAGGTTCACCCATTGAGCGATACTGGGAAAATATTCACCATCCTATACATCATCACTGGAATTGCCTTTGTATCCTATACCCTCTTTACAGTTGGCGAACTTTTGTTTGAAACAACTTTTAGCAATTTACTTTTGAAAAGGAGGAAAGAAATAAAAATGGAAGGGCATCACATTATCTGTGGCTTTGGGAGGATAGGCAGCATAGTAGCAAAGGAACTTCATGGAAAGAATGAAAAATTCGTGGTCATTGAAAAGGACCCTGAAAAAATAAGAATATTGCAGGAAAAGGGATTTCCTTACATTGAAGGAGATGCCACGGAAGAGGAAACTCTACTCATGGCTAATATAAAAAAGGCAAAGGGAATTGCTTGCACACTCACAGAAGATGCTGACAACTTATATGTGGCACTTACCGCAAGAGAGTTAAACCCTAACATTGTGATCGTCTCAAGAGCCGAAAACGAGTCTTCAGTTAAAAAACTAATAAAAGCCGGGGCAAATAAAGTAATTACCCCCTACGAAGAAGGTGCAATAAAAATAGCAGAATACCTCACGAAGAGGGAAATTGTAGAGATTGTAGATTTTATAATTAATGCAGAACCAGTCCAATATGCAATAAAACAATTGGTTCTTGACAAACATCACCCACTGGTTAATAAGACATTGAGGGAAGCAGGCTTGAGACAAAAACACGGACTTCTTGTGATCGGTATAAGAAGAGGGGAAAAAACGATCTTTAATCCATCGCCTGATGAAGTTTTAAGAGAAAACGATGTACTTGTCGTGATTGGTGAAGCGGAAAAGCTAAAAGGGGAGAATCTTTGAACGTTTGAAGGATATCGGATAATATTATCCTATGCAACCCTTTACTTTGCCACTATATTTAATAGCAACTTTTTTGGTTTCGGGAATACCCTTTGGACTCTTGTATGTTAAAATCTTTCACAAAAAGGACGTTAGGACCTTCGGCAGCGGTAACATTGGAGCTACCAACGTTCTAAGAGCAGCAGGGGCTGGAATAGCCTTACTAACGGCTGTATCGGATATTTTAAAATCTTTTATTCCCGTTATTCTTGCCAGAAAGTTTTTCTCTGATTCTTTATTTCCCTACTTAGTCTGGATGACTGCGGTCCTTGGGCACTGCTTTTCACCTTATCTTAAGTTAAAAGGAGGCAAGGGTGTATCCACCTTCTTCGGGGGGCTTTTAGCCCTTGAGCCACTTGCGGCACTCATAACCTTCGTAATCTGGGTTCTTGTTATAGCTGTATCGCAATATGTATCCTTAGGATCAATGATAGCCTCTGCAGTGCCCTTCGTAACATTTCTCACAAGAGGAGCAACTACAGACATTTTATTGATTTCCTTCTTACTACCGCTTGTTATTGTCTATCGCCATAAAGATAACATCCGAAGGCTCTTAAATAAAACAGAAAACAAATTAAGATTAAAGCAATGAGTAAAGTTGCAATAATCGGTTCGGGGAGCTGGGGGTTAACTCTTGCAATTTTATTAAATGAAAAGGGGCATCAGGTATCGGTACTCTGCAGGCGCTTAGAGAAAAAGATTGAATTGGAAACAAAAAGAATGGATCCCAAAAGACTCGGTGAATATAAAATCCCCGATTCTATTCGATTCACTTACGAACCTCAAGAAATAGCCGATTCTGAATACCTCATTTTTGCTGTACCTTCACAACATTTGAGGGATTTATTGATTAGAGTGGCCCCAAAACTCAACCCATCAAAAATCGTATCTGTGATCAAGGGAGTCGAGGCGAAAAGTCACAAAACACCTTCAGAAATTCTTAAAGAATTTTTCCCTTCGTCTTACATTGCCGTATTAACAGGTCCATCCATTGCAAGAGAAGTGCTAAAGAAGATACCAACCTCTGTGGTTGTGGCATCCGAAAATATTGAATTCGCTAAGGAAATCCAGAATCTCTTCCACACGGGATATTTTAGAGTTTACTATTCATCTGATGTGAAGGGATGTGAACTCGGGGGCGCCGTAAAAAATGTAATTGCAATCGCCGCGGGAATCCTTGACGGCTTAGGTTTTGGGGCAAACACCAAGGGGGCCCTAATCGTGAGAGGCGCAAGGGAAATGATGAGGCTTGGTGAGAAATTGGGGGCAAATCCTCTCACCTTTTCAGGCCTTTCCGGGATTGGGGACCTCATAACGACCTGCTTCTCACCCTTCTCAAGAAATAGAATAGTAGGTGAGGCCATCGCAAAAGGTAAAAAGCCCGAGGATGTGCTCAAAGAGATGGATATGGTGGCAGAGGGGCTTGAAACTTCCCATGTAATTTTGGAAATTGCACAAAAAGTTGGTGTTGAAGTCCCTGTAGTAGAATATGTCCATAAGATTTTGAACGGTGAAATATCTCCACAAGAGGCCATTAATGCAATACTAAACAGACCACCAAAACCTGAGTTCTATTAATAATAACCCTTTGACTGAACAAGGCTTTAATTTTAAAATCAAGTTATGGCAATCAAGATTTACAACACTCTGCGAAAAGATTACGAAGATTTTATTCCCCTTTCCGATTCAAAAGTAGGCATTTATATGTGCGGGATGACAGTTCAAGACAGGCCCCACTTAGGTCACATGAGAACATTCCTATTTGGAGATGTGTTAAGGAGATATTTAGAATACAAGGGCTACGAAGTCATCTACATACAAAATTTCACCGATATTGATGATAAGATAATACAGAGGTCCAAATCAGAAAACGTAGATTGGCGGGCTCTTGGGGATAAGTACGAACAAGAGTTTTTAAAAGCCGCAGAAGCACTCAATGTTAAGTTAGCCACTTACTATCCTAAGGCCACACAGTTTATCCAGGAAATTATAGAACTCATCGAAATCTTAGTTCGTAAAGGATTCGCATATGAGTCTAATGGAAACGTATATTTCGAGGTAGCAAAATTCAAAGATTACGGAAAACTATCGGGTAAAAACATAGAAGACCTTAAAGAATCTTATAGGATTGAACCAGATCCAAACAAAAGAAACCCAATGGACTTTGCTCTCTGGAAAGCCCACAAAGAAGGAGAACCCTACTGGTATTCACCATGGGGCAAGGGAAGGCCAGGGTGGCACATTGAATGTTCAGTAATGTCTACTCATTTCCTGGGACAGCCTTTTGATATCCATATGGGAGGCCAAGACCTCATATTCCCACACCATGAAGATGAAATAGCCCAATCGGAGGCTGCCTACGAACGAGAATTTGTAAAGTATTGGATTCACTCAGCACCAATGTTAATCAAAGGAGAAAAAATGTCCAAGTCTACAGGACTTTACTTCGCCATAAGCGACTTGCTGGAAAAGTATACTCCAGAAGCCATCAGACTTTTCATCTTACAAAAGCACTATCGATCTCCAGCGGAATATGTGCCTGATTACCTTGAAGAAGCAGAAAGGGCAATCGGTAGGCTAAAGAGTTTTCTCAATCAAGTTACACCTGCCGACGGGAAAGTAATCGGGGAAAAGGTAAAGGAGTTCGAAGAGGCAATGGAAGACGATTTAAATACCCCGAAGGCAATTGGAATCGTCTTCGAACTTCTAAAGGAAGGAAACGTTAAGCTACAGAAAGGTGAAAGTGCGGCCGATGAAGGAGCTACTATCCTATTTATTTTAGAAATCCTCGGTTTTCGCATCACCGACTTTACTAAGAAAAAGCTTGACACGGAAAAGATAAGCGAACTTGTCCGTTTAATTCTCGACGTAAGACAGGAATTAAGAAAAACCAAAAACTTTGAGCTTGCAGATAAAATAAGAAGTGACCTTGAACGGTTGGGAATAAAGGTGAAAGATACCCGTGAGGGTACCATCTTCGAACTTTGATTGAAAAAGGTGAAGGATTTATAATTTAACACAATAAGGAGGTAAAATGAGGAAGGTATGGATAATCTTAGATATTGTGCTCTTCGCAGTACTGGTGTTCGTTCTCTCCTATCCTCAAATCCAAGCTGCTAAGGTAAAAGAGATTACCATTGTTCAATACAAAT contains:
- a CDS encoding potassium channel protein, whose amino-acid sequence is MKGGHTEQRRILVLLVGIFLIISLGTLGYIKIENMSPLDALYMAIITISTVGFKEVHPLSDTGKIFTILYIITGIAFVSYTLFTVGELLFETTFSNLLLKRRKEIKMEGHHIICGFGRIGSIVAKELHGKNEKFVVIEKDPEKIRILQEKGFPYIEGDATEEETLLMANIKKAKGIACTLTEDADNLYVALTARELNPNIVIVSRAENESSVKKLIKAGANKVITPYEEGAIKIAEYLTKREIVEIVDFIINAEPVQYAIKQLVLDKHHPLVNKTLREAGLRQKHGLLVIGIRRGEKTIFNPSPDEVLRENDVLVVIGEAEKLKGENL
- the plsY gene encoding glycerol-3-phosphate 1-O-acyltransferase PlsY, translating into MQPFTLPLYLIATFLVSGIPFGLLYVKIFHKKDVRTFGSGNIGATNVLRAAGAGIALLTAVSDILKSFIPVILARKFFSDSLFPYLVWMTAVLGHCFSPYLKLKGGKGVSTFFGGLLALEPLAALITFVIWVLVIAVSQYVSLGSMIASAVPFVTFLTRGATTDILLISFLLPLVIVYRHKDNIRRLLNKTENKLRLKQ
- a CDS encoding NAD(P)H-dependent glycerol-3-phosphate dehydrogenase, which codes for MSKVAIIGSGSWGLTLAILLNEKGHQVSVLCRRLEKKIELETKRMDPKRLGEYKIPDSIRFTYEPQEIADSEYLIFAVPSQHLRDLLIRVAPKLNPSKIVSVIKGVEAKSHKTPSEILKEFFPSSYIAVLTGPSIAREVLKKIPTSVVVASENIEFAKEIQNLFHTGYFRVYYSSDVKGCELGGAVKNVIAIAAGILDGLGFGANTKGALIVRGAREMMRLGEKLGANPLTFSGLSGIGDLITTCFSPFSRNRIVGEAIAKGKKPEDVLKEMDMVAEGLETSHVILEIAQKVGVEVPVVEYVHKILNGEISPQEAINAILNRPPKPEFY
- the cysS gene encoding cysteine--tRNA ligase is translated as MKIYNTLRKDYEDFIPLSDSKVGIYMCGMTVQDRPHLGHMRTFLFGDVLRRYLEYKGYEVIYIQNFTDIDDKIIQRSKSENVDWRALGDKYEQEFLKAAEALNVKLATYYPKATQFIQEIIELIEILVRKGFAYESNGNVYFEVAKFKDYGKLSGKNIEDLKESYRIEPDPNKRNPMDFALWKAHKEGEPYWYSPWGKGRPGWHIECSVMSTHFLGQPFDIHMGGQDLIFPHHEDEIAQSEAAYEREFVKYWIHSAPMLIKGEKMSKSTGLYFAISDLLEKYTPEAIRLFILQKHYRSPAEYVPDYLEEAERAIGRLKSFLNQVTPADGKVIGEKVKEFEEAMEDDLNTPKAIGIVFELLKEGNVKLQKGESAADEGATILFILEILGFRITDFTKKKLDTEKISELVRLILDVRQELRKTKNFELADKIRSDLERLGIKVKDTREGTIFEL